One Phoenix dactylifera cultivar Barhee BC4 unplaced genomic scaffold, palm_55x_up_171113_PBpolish2nd_filt_p 000645F, whole genome shotgun sequence DNA segment encodes these proteins:
- the LOC103698480 gene encoding uncharacterized protein LOC103698480: MGAALNIFLAILLLSIINGGRGAPCSVSEIAIDQARTGDIVEGKPEYEVTVSNKCDCAQSKVFVQCYGLSSVEPVDRRAIRPVDAERCVLGEGQPIPRGVRVKFKYAWMTPQDFPVVSSHVHC, from the exons ATGGGAGCGGCCCTCAACATCTTCTTAGCTATCCTTCTTCTTTCTATCATAAATGGAG GCCGGGGAGCGCCATGCAGTGTCTCGGAGATAGCTATCGATCAGGCGAGGACTGGTGATATTGTTGAGGGAAAGCCAGAGTATGAGGTGACAGTGAGCAACAAATGTGATTGCGCTCAGTCTAAGGTGTTTGTGCAGTGCTATGGCCTCAGCAGTGTCGAACCGGTGGATCGTCGGGCCATCAGACCAGTGGATGCTGAGCGCTGCGTTCTCGGAGAGGGCCAGCCGATCCCCAGAGGGGTTCGCGTTAAGTTCAAGTATGCATGGATGACACCCCAGGACTTCCCTGTGGTTAGCTCGCATGTTCACTGTTAA